Proteins from a genomic interval of Micromonospora sp. NBC_00389:
- a CDS encoding carbohydrate ABC transporter permease has protein sequence MTTTAPGTGRSPTRERPVPVRRRPLTLRRRESRAGLALVAPTLLVTIAVIGIPIVWTVVLAFQRVRLATLRKTGLFGEFTMDNVDRVLHTPGFADTLWITLLYSLGGTVGSILLGLVAALVVRRPFRGRTLVRASMLLPYVAPVVAVTFVWQVMLDPQLGIVNAWGQRWLGWDAPVPFLSQESTALATVVVFEAWRYFPFAFLFLLARLQAVPGELEEAARVDGATPTQRFRHILLPQLLPVIALLGVLRFIMTFNKFDDVYLLTGGAAGTEVVSVRVYEFLTARTDIGAAAAQAVVLAVVLIVFVLIYLRFFGRRVG, from the coding sequence TTGACCACCACCGCGCCCGGCACCGGCCGCTCCCCCACCCGGGAGCGGCCGGTGCCGGTCCGCCGCCGACCACTGACCCTGCGCCGCCGCGAGTCCCGCGCCGGGCTCGCGCTGGTCGCCCCGACCCTGCTCGTCACCATCGCGGTCATCGGCATCCCGATCGTCTGGACCGTGGTGCTCGCCTTCCAGCGGGTCCGGCTCGCCACGCTGCGCAAGACCGGGCTGTTCGGCGAGTTCACCATGGACAACGTCGACCGGGTGCTGCACACCCCCGGCTTCGCCGACACGCTGTGGATCACCCTGCTCTACAGCCTCGGCGGCACCGTCGGGTCGATCCTGCTCGGCCTGGTCGCCGCACTGGTGGTCCGCCGGCCGTTCCGTGGCCGCACCCTGGTCCGGGCATCCATGCTGCTGCCGTACGTGGCGCCGGTGGTCGCGGTGACGTTCGTCTGGCAGGTGATGCTCGATCCGCAGCTCGGCATCGTCAACGCCTGGGGCCAACGGTGGCTCGGCTGGGACGCCCCGGTGCCGTTCCTGTCCCAGGAGTCGACCGCGCTGGCCACGGTCGTCGTGTTCGAGGCGTGGCGGTACTTCCCGTTCGCGTTCCTGTTCCTGCTGGCCCGGCTACAGGCGGTGCCCGGCGAGTTGGAGGAGGCCGCGCGGGTCGACGGCGCCACCCCCACCCAACGCTTCCGGCACATCCTGCTGCCGCAGCTGCTGCCGGTGATCGCCCTGCTCGGCGTGCTGCGCTTCATCATGACGTTCAACAAGTTCGACGACGTCTACCTGCTCACCGGCGGCGCGGCGGGCACCGAGGTGGTCAGCGTGCGGGTGTACGAGTTCCTCACCGCCCGGACCGACATCGGCGCCGCCGCCGCGCAGGCGGTCGTGCTGGCTGTGGTGCTCATCGTGTTCGTGCTGATCTATCTGCGCTTCTTCGGACGGAGGGTGGGCTGA
- a CDS encoding carbohydrate ABC transporter permease produces the protein MDRDVVETVSLRWLRRLVIAVFLVVTVFPFYYMLVLSVRPIERLLLDPGSLIVGFGELTVATYAEVLKATDDGGQGFLTFIRNSGLVAVAATLLTLVVAIPGAYAVARLRFFGRRQVDFLFLAVYLFPSIVIAIPLFVVFTRAGLRGSLFGLVLVYISQTLPVSVYMLKNYFETIPVSLEESAAIDGAGRLGIIRRVSLPLAMPSIMAVALYDFMIAWNEFLFALLFLVDKPDRWTVSLGLSLLSDGVEVPKTVLMAGSVVLTLPIVILFFASERLLTEGLTSGAEKG, from the coding sequence ATGGACCGCGACGTGGTCGAGACGGTGAGCCTGCGCTGGCTGCGCCGCCTGGTGATCGCCGTGTTCCTGGTGGTCACCGTCTTCCCCTTCTACTACATGCTGGTGCTCTCGGTGCGACCCATCGAGCGGCTGCTGCTCGACCCCGGCTCGCTGATCGTCGGCTTCGGCGAGCTGACCGTGGCCACGTACGCCGAGGTGCTCAAGGCCACCGACGACGGCGGCCAGGGGTTCCTCACCTTCATCCGCAACAGCGGTCTGGTCGCCGTGGCGGCGACCCTGCTCACCCTGGTCGTGGCGATCCCCGGGGCGTACGCGGTGGCCCGGCTGCGGTTCTTCGGCCGGCGGCAGGTGGACTTCCTGTTCCTGGCCGTCTACCTGTTCCCGTCGATCGTCATCGCGATCCCGCTGTTCGTGGTCTTCACCCGGGCCGGGCTGCGCGGCTCACTGTTCGGCCTGGTGCTGGTCTACATCTCGCAGACGCTGCCGGTCTCGGTCTACATGCTGAAGAACTACTTCGAGACCATCCCGGTCAGTCTGGAGGAGTCCGCCGCCATCGACGGCGCCGGTCGGCTCGGCATCATCCGCCGGGTCAGCCTGCCCCTCGCCATGCCGTCGATCATGGCGGTTGCGCTCTACGACTTCATGATCGCCTGGAACGAGTTCCTCTTCGCCCTGTTGTTCCTGGTCGACAAGCCCGACCGGTGGACGGTGTCGCTGGGGCTGTCCCTGCTCTCCGACGGGGTGGAGGTGCCCAAGACGGTGTTGATGGCCGGGTCGGTCGTCCTCACCCTGCCCATCGTGATCCTCTTCTTCGCCAGCGAGCGGCTGCTCACCGAGGGGCTGACCAGCGGCGCGGAGAAGGGCTGA
- a CDS encoding methyltransferase domain-containing protein — protein MRQSEPSRPTDTAGEDYTERLQRLGGARWKRLLDVQAPYRWNLRRLRLGHTLDVGSGLGRNLANLDGNGVGVDHNPASVEHTRAAGFEAYTVEEFFGGPHARPGAFDSLLAAHLLEHLPAEQAREVVSSYLPYVRSGGTTVFITPQERGYASDASHVRFVGFDEAAQICRELGLTVTRQFSFPFPRALGRVFTYNEFITVARVP, from the coding sequence ATGAGGCAGAGCGAGCCAAGCCGGCCGACCGATACGGCCGGCGAGGACTACACCGAACGGCTGCAACGACTCGGGGGTGCCCGCTGGAAGCGGCTCCTCGACGTGCAGGCGCCCTACCGGTGGAACCTGCGCCGGCTACGGCTGGGGCACACCCTCGACGTCGGCTCCGGCCTCGGCCGTAACCTCGCCAACCTGGACGGCAACGGCGTCGGGGTGGACCACAACCCCGCCTCGGTGGAGCACACCCGGGCGGCCGGCTTCGAGGCGTACACGGTCGAGGAGTTCTTCGGCGGCCCGCACGCCCGTCCGGGCGCGTTCGACTCGCTGCTCGCCGCGCACCTCCTGGAGCACCTGCCCGCCGAGCAGGCGCGGGAGGTCGTCTCCTCCTACCTGCCGTACGTGCGCTCCGGCGGGACCACCGTGTTCATCACCCCACAGGAGCGCGGGTACGCCAGCGACGCCTCGCACGTCCGGTTCGTCGGCTTCGACGAGGCGGCGCAGATCTGCCGGGAGCTGGGCCTGACCGTCACCCGGCAGTTCTCCTTCCCGTTCCCCCGGGCGCTGGGGCGGGTCTTCACCTACAACGAGTTCATCACCGTGGCCCGGGTGCCCTGA
- a CDS encoding class I SAM-dependent methyltransferase yields the protein MANPTRWATDTGPEHSQWYIDRFRKLAAEGADLAGEARLVDTLVPPGSRILDAGCGTGRVGAALAQRGHTVVGVDADPALVVAARTDHPGPLWLVADLAELDLPAAGEAEPFDAAVLAGNVLAFVAPGTEPEVLRRLAAHLRPDGVLAVGFGTERGYPLTAFDADAVAAGLRLEHRFATWDLRPWRDDAAFAVTILRRPAA from the coding sequence ATGGCCAACCCGACCCGCTGGGCGACCGACACCGGCCCCGAGCACTCGCAGTGGTACATCGACCGGTTCCGGAAGCTCGCGGCTGAGGGAGCGGACCTGGCCGGTGAGGCCCGGCTGGTGGACACGCTGGTCCCGCCCGGCTCGCGGATCCTCGACGCCGGCTGCGGCACCGGCCGGGTCGGCGCCGCGCTGGCCCAGCGCGGGCACACCGTGGTCGGGGTGGACGCCGACCCGGCACTGGTGGTCGCCGCCCGCACCGACCACCCCGGCCCGCTGTGGCTGGTCGCCGACCTCGCCGAGTTGGACCTGCCGGCGGCCGGCGAGGCCGAGCCGTTCGACGCGGCGGTGCTGGCCGGCAACGTACTCGCTTTCGTAGCGCCCGGCACCGAGCCGGAGGTGCTGCGCCGGCTCGCCGCGCACCTGCGCCCGGACGGCGTGCTGGCGGTGGGCTTCGGCACCGAGCGCGGTTACCCGCTGACCGCCTTCGACGCCGACGCGGTCGCCGCCGGGCTGCGCCTGGAGCACCGCTTCGCCACCTGGGACCTGCGCCCGTGGCGCGACGACGCGGCCTTCGCGGTCACCATCCTGCGCCGCCCGGCCGCCTGA
- the eccB gene encoding type VII secretion protein EccB has protein sequence MPSRQDQLHSYQFSVQRAVAALVMRETDPAQSPFRRLAGAGLASVLVAAIGLGGFALYGLFAGGGSGWRDAGAVIVEKESGARFVYREQKLHPVLNYASALLIVGADRSKTVLVSRRSIDGVPRGLPLGIADAPDSLPAPGRLATGAWTVCSTIPAGAGADAPRSALLIGTEPAGGRPLGDDALLLRGPDGGLHLVWHQRRYLIRDPSRVLAALATTRARALPVAPALLNSLPAGLDLAPLALPGLGGPATRVPGATIGQVYLVSNSGGGRQYAVALDAGLAGITELQAGLLLASTSQDEPEPMTLGRFAALPTVPDLAPSGPTAPPPAPPRLAAGDDAALCTRVSGDDGASEVRWGVPLPDLAAVPRTVPAGGTVLADHVVVEPGRGAVVEAAAAPGASGGAVSVVTDLGRRYVLADRDVLPMLGYRDVRPLRLPAGLVSLVPAGATLDPAAARAVAAPA, from the coding sequence ATGCCGTCGCGGCAGGACCAGCTGCACTCCTACCAGTTCAGCGTTCAGCGGGCGGTCGCCGCCCTGGTGATGCGGGAGACCGACCCGGCCCAGTCGCCGTTCCGGCGGTTGGCCGGCGCCGGCCTGGCCAGCGTCCTGGTCGCGGCGATCGGGCTGGGCGGCTTCGCGCTCTACGGCCTGTTCGCCGGGGGCGGCAGCGGCTGGCGCGACGCGGGCGCCGTGATCGTGGAGAAGGAGTCCGGCGCCCGGTTCGTCTACCGCGAGCAGAAGCTGCACCCGGTGCTCAACTACGCCTCGGCGCTGCTGATCGTCGGCGCGGACCGATCGAAGACCGTGCTGGTCTCCCGGCGCTCGATCGACGGCGTGCCGCGCGGGCTGCCGCTGGGCATCGCCGACGCGCCGGACTCGCTGCCCGCCCCGGGTCGGTTGGCCACCGGAGCGTGGACGGTCTGCTCGACGATCCCGGCCGGCGCGGGCGCCGACGCGCCCCGCTCCGCGCTGCTGATCGGCACCGAGCCCGCCGGCGGCCGGCCGCTGGGCGACGACGCGCTGCTGCTGCGCGGCCCCGACGGCGGTCTGCACCTCGTCTGGCATCAGCGGCGCTACCTGATCCGCGATCCCAGCCGGGTGCTGGCGGCCCTGGCCACCACCCGGGCCCGGGCGCTGCCGGTGGCGCCCGCCCTGCTCAACTCGCTACCCGCCGGCCTCGACCTGGCCCCGCTCGCCCTGCCCGGCCTGGGCGGGCCCGCCACTCGGGTGCCGGGTGCCACGATCGGCCAGGTCTACCTGGTGAGCAACTCCGGCGGCGGCCGGCAGTACGCCGTGGCGCTCGACGCGGGGCTGGCCGGGATCACCGAGTTGCAGGCCGGGCTGTTGCTGGCCAGCACCAGCCAGGACGAGCCGGAGCCGATGACGCTGGGCCGGTTCGCCGCACTGCCCACGGTGCCGGATCTCGCCCCGAGCGGTCCGACCGCCCCGCCGCCAGCCCCGCCCCGGTTGGCGGCCGGGGACGACGCGGCGCTCTGCACCCGGGTCAGCGGCGACGACGGCGCCAGCGAGGTGCGGTGGGGCGTACCGCTGCCGGACCTGGCCGCCGTGCCGCGCACCGTGCCGGCCGGCGGCACCGTGCTGGCCGATCACGTGGTCGTGGAGCCGGGCCGGGGTGCGGTGGTCGAGGCCGCCGCGGCGCCCGGCGCGTCCGGCGGCGCGGTCTCCGTGGTCACCGACCTGGGCCGGCGGTACGTGCTGGCCGACCGGGACGTGCTCCCGATGCTCGGCTACCGCGACGTGCGCCCACTGCGGCTGCCGGCCGGCCTGGTCAGCCTGGTGCCGGCCGGTGCGACCCTGGACCCGGCCGCCGCGCGGGCCGTCGCCGCCCCCGCCTGA
- a CDS encoding spermidine synthase, whose amino-acid sequence MGARFEELAWRETPIGAISLRRRRDPALQVEVYEVKLDDEFLMSSLFPVAEIELARLGLAELAGDTLDVVVGGLGLGYTACAALDDPRVRSLLVVEAIEDVIDWHQRGLLPFAAGLAEDPRTRFVRADFFAAVAGDAGFDAEAPGRRFDAVLLDVDHSPRNVLHPSHAAFYEPAGLRRLSALLRPEGVFALWSDDPPDAEFTAALTEVFATARAHVVAFANPLTGGQSANTVYVARTAG is encoded by the coding sequence GTGGGCGCGCGTTTCGAGGAGCTGGCCTGGCGGGAGACCCCGATCGGCGCGATCAGCCTGCGCCGGCGCCGGGACCCGGCGCTCCAGGTCGAGGTGTACGAGGTCAAGCTCGACGACGAGTTCCTCATGTCCAGCCTCTTTCCAGTCGCGGAGATCGAGCTGGCCCGGCTGGGCCTGGCCGAACTGGCCGGTGACACGCTCGACGTGGTGGTCGGCGGCCTCGGGCTGGGCTACACCGCCTGCGCGGCGCTGGATGACCCGAGGGTGCGTTCACTGCTGGTGGTCGAGGCGATCGAGGACGTGATCGACTGGCACCAGCGCGGGCTGCTGCCGTTCGCGGCGGGGCTCGCCGAGGACCCGCGTACCCGGTTCGTGCGGGCCGACTTCTTCGCGGCGGTGGCCGGCGACGCCGGATTCGACGCCGAGGCGCCCGGGCGGCGGTTCGACGCTGTCCTGCTCGACGTCGACCATTCCCCGCGCAACGTCCTGCACCCCAGCCACGCCGCCTTCTACGAGCCGGCCGGGCTGCGCCGGCTGTCCGCCCTGCTACGCCCCGAGGGCGTCTTCGCGCTCTGGTCGGACGACCCGCCGGACGCCGAGTTCACCGCAGCGCTCACCGAGGTGTTCGCGACCGCGCGGGCGCACGTCGTGGCGTTCGCCAACCCGCTGACCGGTGGTCAGTCCGCCAACACCGTGTACGTCGCCCGTACCGCGGGCTGA
- a CDS encoding acyl-CoA dehydrogenase translates to MPSTLLSRRDLDFLLHDWLQVSKLVERPRYAEHSRDTFDDALDLAERVATEQFAPHNRAADLAEPTFDGQRVRLIPQVRAALESFAETGLLTAGLDASVGGLQLPHAVAAACFTWFQAANVSTSAYPFLTLGNANLLLAHGSAEQVDTYVRPMLEGRFFGTMCLSEPHAGSSLADITTRAEPQPDGTYRLFGTKMWISGGDHELAENIVHLVLARIPGAPPGVKGISLFIVPKVLVGPDGSLGDRNDVVLVGLNHKMGFRGTTNTLLSFGDGGHTPAGRPGAVGHLVGPPHQGLAQMFHMMNEARIGVGAGAAALGYTGYLKSLAYARERPQGRPVGGKDPAAPQVPIIDHPDVRRMLLAQKSYVEGALALVLYCARLLDEEKTAPAEADRERAHLLLDVLTPITKSWPSQWCLTANDLAIQVLGGAGYTRDHDVEQHYRDNRLNPIHEGTHGIQALDLLGRKVTMHDGAGLVLLTGTIRDTVDRARQVGGEAAELADRLAGAVDRVVAVTRRLWADGDPVLALANASVYLEAVGHVVIAWMWLEQVLALPPEGSGDAFHAGKRQAARYFFTVELPRTGPQLDLLDSRDRTTLEMRADWF, encoded by the coding sequence GTGCCGTCCACCCTGCTCTCCCGCCGCGACCTGGACTTCCTGCTGCACGACTGGCTGCAGGTGTCCAAGCTTGTCGAGCGCCCCCGGTACGCCGAGCACTCCCGGGACACCTTCGACGATGCCCTGGATCTCGCCGAGCGGGTGGCCACCGAGCAGTTCGCCCCGCACAACCGCGCCGCCGACCTCGCCGAGCCCACCTTCGACGGGCAGCGAGTGCGGCTGATCCCGCAGGTCCGGGCGGCGCTGGAGAGCTTCGCCGAGACCGGCCTGCTCACGGCCGGGCTGGACGCCTCGGTCGGCGGCCTGCAGCTGCCGCACGCTGTCGCGGCCGCCTGCTTCACCTGGTTCCAGGCCGCCAACGTCTCCACCTCGGCGTACCCGTTCCTCACCCTGGGCAACGCCAACCTGCTGCTGGCGCACGGCAGCGCGGAGCAGGTCGACACGTACGTGCGGCCCATGCTGGAGGGCCGGTTCTTCGGCACCATGTGCCTGTCCGAGCCGCACGCCGGCAGCTCGCTGGCCGACATCACCACTCGCGCCGAACCACAGCCGGACGGTACGTACCGGCTCTTCGGCACCAAGATGTGGATCTCCGGCGGCGATCACGAACTGGCCGAGAACATCGTCCACCTGGTGCTGGCGCGGATCCCCGGCGCGCCGCCCGGGGTGAAGGGGATCTCGCTGTTCATCGTGCCAAAGGTGCTGGTCGGGCCGGACGGGTCGCTCGGCGACCGCAACGACGTGGTGCTGGTCGGGCTCAACCACAAGATGGGCTTCCGGGGCACCACCAACACCCTGCTCAGCTTCGGCGACGGTGGGCACACCCCGGCCGGCCGTCCCGGCGCGGTCGGTCACCTGGTCGGCCCGCCGCACCAGGGACTGGCCCAGATGTTCCACATGATGAACGAGGCCCGGATCGGGGTGGGGGCCGGCGCCGCCGCGCTGGGCTACACCGGCTACCTCAAGAGCCTGGCGTACGCCCGGGAGCGGCCGCAGGGCCGGCCGGTCGGCGGTAAGGACCCGGCCGCGCCGCAGGTGCCGATCATCGACCACCCCGACGTACGGCGGATGCTGCTGGCGCAGAAGAGCTACGTGGAGGGGGCGCTGGCCCTGGTGCTCTACTGCGCGCGACTGCTCGACGAGGAGAAGACCGCCCCCGCCGAGGCCGATCGCGAGCGGGCGCACCTGCTGCTGGACGTGCTCACCCCGATCACCAAGAGCTGGCCCTCGCAGTGGTGCCTGACCGCGAACGATCTGGCGATCCAGGTGCTCGGCGGGGCCGGTTACACCCGCGATCACGACGTGGAGCAGCACTACCGGGACAACCGGCTCAACCCGATCCACGAGGGCACCCACGGCATCCAGGCGCTGGACCTGCTGGGGCGCAAGGTGACCATGCACGACGGCGCCGGCCTGGTCCTGCTGACCGGGACGATCCGCGACACCGTCGACCGGGCCCGACAGGTCGGCGGCGAGGCCGCCGAGCTGGCCGACAGGCTGGCGGGCGCGGTGGACCGGGTCGTCGCGGTCACCCGCCGACTCTGGGCCGACGGCGACCCGGTGCTCGCGCTGGCCAACGCCAGCGTCTACCTGGAGGCGGTCGGGCACGTCGTGATCGCGTGGATGTGGCTGGAGCAGGTGCTGGCCCTGCCACCGGAGGGGTCCGGCGACGCGTTCCACGCCGGAAAGCGGCAGGCCGCCCGCTACTTCTTCACGGTCGAGCTGCCGCGTACCGGCCCGCAGCTGGACCTGCTGGACAGCCGGGACCGGACCACGCTGGAGATGCGCGCGGACTGGTTCTGA
- a CDS encoding MmcQ/YjbR family DNA-binding protein: protein MTEPGDVPPEVLDRLRPICLGLPESYEEPAWVGTRWRIRKRTFAHVLTVDPDHQVAHARAADVDRPTCLLIFRSPPDEIAGLVASGPPFYKPEWGPTVLGMVVDDDTGWDEVAELLTESYCLLAPKRLAALVDQPGPPAG from the coding sequence GTGACCGAACCCGGAGACGTCCCGCCCGAGGTCCTCGACCGGCTGCGGCCGATCTGCCTCGGGCTGCCGGAGAGCTACGAGGAGCCAGCCTGGGTGGGCACCCGCTGGCGGATCCGCAAGCGGACCTTCGCCCACGTGCTCACCGTCGACCCCGACCACCAGGTCGCCCACGCGCGCGCCGCCGACGTCGACCGGCCGACCTGCCTGCTGATCTTCCGGTCGCCGCCCGACGAGATCGCCGGGCTCGTCGCCAGCGGGCCCCCCTTCTACAAGCCGGAGTGGGGCCCGACCGTGCTGGGCATGGTCGTGGACGACGACACCGGCTGGGACGAGGTCGCCGAGTTGCTCACCGAGAGCTACTGCCTGCTCGCCCCGAAGCGGCTCGCCGCTCTGGTCGACCAGCCCGGCCCACCGGCTGGTTGA
- a CDS encoding L-dopachrome tautomerase-related protein produces the protein MSTLPTEEDPRLTPVLTEDRVCTGVTTLRDRIFLSYPSADRPGVQVAEALPDGRRDPYPNAAWNRAGQGPDGAFVNVNGLRAGPDGRLWIIDAGAPQLGARQVPGGARLIVVDPDGDRVHRVYHLDAAVHPTSHVDDVRFHDGVGYLTDAGAPGLIVLDLDSGQVRRVLDGHPSTVGGPLVADGRPLRDPPPQVQQVQHRHGYGISVEQPRADR, from the coding sequence ATGTCCACGCTGCCCACCGAGGAGGATCCCCGGCTGACCCCGGTGCTCACCGAGGACCGGGTGTGCACGGGCGTGACGACCCTGCGGGATCGGATCTTCCTGAGCTACCCGTCGGCGGACCGGCCGGGCGTGCAGGTGGCCGAGGCGCTGCCGGACGGCCGCCGCGACCCGTACCCGAATGCCGCGTGGAATCGGGCGGGCCAGGGACCGGACGGCGCGTTCGTCAACGTCAACGGGTTACGTGCCGGGCCGGACGGCCGCCTGTGGATCATCGACGCTGGGGCGCCACAACTCGGCGCGCGGCAGGTGCCCGGCGGGGCTCGGCTCATCGTGGTCGACCCGGACGGCGACCGGGTGCATCGCGTCTACCACCTCGACGCGGCGGTGCACCCCACCAGCCACGTCGACGACGTCCGGTTCCACGACGGCGTCGGCTATCTCACCGACGCCGGAGCGCCCGGCCTGATCGTGCTCGACCTCGACTCCGGGCAGGTCCGGCGGGTACTGGACGGGCATCCGAGCACCGTCGGCGGGCCTCTGGTCGCCGACGGCCGGCCGTTGCGCGACCCGCCGCCGCAGGTCCAGCAGGTCCAGCACCGGCATGGGTACGGAATCTCGGTGGAGCAGCCGAGGGCGGATCGGTGA
- a CDS encoding DUF4291 domain-containing protein — MSVPARQIRARYSADTVTVYQAYPPQVALPAVAAGRFVAPFKRDRMTWIKPSFLWMMYRCGWATKPGQERVLSIDITREGFEWALARACLSHYDRDVHGDKATWSRQLKASPVRVQWDPERTLHLKALPYRSLQVGLSGEAVARYVDDWMVSVTDITPTVHRVRELLRANDAHAATDHLPVEHPYPLPAQIASGLDASADVTAGEIPGQ, encoded by the coding sequence ATGTCCGTTCCCGCCCGTCAGATTCGCGCTCGCTACTCCGCCGACACCGTCACCGTCTACCAGGCGTATCCCCCACAGGTCGCGCTGCCGGCGGTGGCGGCCGGCCGCTTCGTGGCCCCCTTCAAGCGGGACCGGATGACGTGGATCAAGCCGTCCTTCCTGTGGATGATGTACCGCTGCGGCTGGGCCACCAAGCCGGGCCAGGAGCGGGTGCTGTCCATCGACATCACGCGGGAGGGCTTCGAGTGGGCGCTGGCGCGAGCCTGCCTGAGTCACTACGACCGGGACGTGCACGGCGACAAGGCGACGTGGTCGCGTCAGCTGAAGGCCAGCCCGGTGCGGGTGCAGTGGGATCCGGAACGGACACTGCACCTGAAAGCTCTGCCATACCGGTCGCTGCAGGTCGGGTTGTCCGGCGAGGCTGTCGCCCGGTACGTCGACGACTGGATGGTCTCGGTCACCGACATCACCCCCACCGTCCACCGCGTACGGGAACTTCTGCGCGCCAACGACGCACATGCGGCGACAGACCACCTGCCGGTCGAACATCCCTACCCATTGCCGGCTCAGATCGCCTCCGGCCTCGACGCCAGCGCAGACGTCACGGCCGGAGAGATACCCGGACAGTGA
- a CDS encoding VOC family protein — translation MHRSRVYALLIDAPEAEAARAAQFWSAALGVSTRSDPAEPQFIGLHEALPGLVTAVQAVDDAPRFHLDIETDDVPAETARLIDLGATEVSQWLECRILRAPGGHLLCVLPVASPPAVFAAQARTWP, via the coding sequence ATGCATCGAAGCCGTGTGTACGCGCTGCTGATCGACGCCCCCGAGGCGGAGGCCGCGCGGGCGGCGCAGTTCTGGTCGGCGGCGCTGGGCGTCAGCACCCGGTCCGATCCCGCAGAGCCACAGTTCATTGGCCTGCACGAGGCGCTGCCCGGGCTGGTCACCGCGGTCCAGGCAGTCGACGACGCCCCGCGCTTTCACCTCGACATCGAGACCGACGATGTGCCGGCCGAGACCGCACGGCTGATCGACCTGGGCGCGACCGAGGTGTCGCAGTGGCTGGAGTGCCGGATTCTGCGGGCACCCGGTGGGCACCTGCTCTGCGTGCTGCCAGTGGCGAGCCCACCGGCGGTCTTCGCCGCCCAGGCCCGAACCTGGCCCTGA
- a CDS encoding alpha/beta fold hydrolase, whose product MAEFVLVAGAWLGSWAWDEVLPPLRAAGHGTHPLTLSGLAEKQGVPAGQQTHVQDIVGEIERRDLRDVVLVGHSYSGIPVGQAAERFGDRLTRVVFVDSEVPVDGGSFASGWWQGPAALEALIADNGGYWPPLGASDLDGQGLTDEQVTRLVEGSTPHPGATLTEPAVLTRPLGELPATYVKCLLDGPEPNDTVAKLLTSEHWRLVTMDTGHWPMISQPAELARLLLYAAG is encoded by the coding sequence ATGGCAGAGTTCGTACTGGTGGCGGGGGCGTGGCTGGGGTCGTGGGCGTGGGACGAGGTGCTGCCGCCGCTGCGCGCGGCCGGTCACGGCACCCATCCGCTGACCCTCTCCGGCCTCGCCGAGAAGCAGGGCGTGCCGGCCGGGCAGCAGACCCACGTGCAGGACATCGTCGGTGAGATCGAGCGGCGCGACCTGCGCGACGTGGTGCTGGTCGGGCACAGCTACTCGGGCATCCCGGTGGGTCAGGCCGCCGAGCGGTTCGGCGACCGGCTGACCCGGGTGGTCTTCGTCGACTCGGAGGTGCCGGTCGACGGTGGCTCGTTCGCGTCCGGCTGGTGGCAGGGCCCGGCGGCGCTGGAGGCGTTGATCGCCGACAACGGCGGCTACTGGCCGCCGCTCGGCGCGTCCGACCTCGACGGCCAGGGTCTCACCGACGAGCAGGTCACCCGGCTGGTCGAGGGCTCCACCCCGCACCCCGGTGCCACGTTGACCGAGCCGGCCGTGCTGACCCGCCCGCTCGGCGAGCTGCCGGCCACGTACGTCAAGTGCCTGCTCGACGGGCCCGAACCCAACGACACCGTGGCGAAGCTGCTGACCAGCGAGCACTGGCGACTGGTCACGATGGACACCGGCCACTGGCCGATGATCTCCCAACCCGCCGAGCTGGCCCGGCTGCTGCTGTACGCGGCCGGCTGA